GGAAGCCGCCGTCGCCCCACCACATGCCCTCCAGCTTGCGGGCGCGGGTGACCTCGCCCTCCTTGAACTGCTTGCGCACGGAGGTGCCCTGGGCATCGCGGTCCTGCACCTTGACCCAGTCGACGCCGTACGTGGTGCCGACCTTGGTGGCACGGGAGAGGTCGTCGACCAGCTTGCCCTGCGCGTCGAAGACCTTGAAGGCCTCCAGCACACCGGCGTCGGGCGCGAGCGAGCGGAGCTTGTAGCGGCCGTGCTCGAAGCCGGCCGGCGGGGTCCAGCGGAAGAGCAGTCCGTTGGGGTTGGAGGCGTCCTCGGTGAGGTAGACGTGCCCGCGCCGGGGGTCCACCACCACGGCCTCGTGCGCGTAGCGGCCGAACGCCTTCACGGGCTGCGGGTCGCGGTTGTAGTCGTTGTCGAACGGGTCGACCTCGAAGATGTAGCCGTGGTCCTTGGTGAAGCCGTTCTTCCCGGCCTTGTCCTCGGTCTCCTCGCCGGACAGCCAGGTGCCCCACGGGGTGACGCCGCCCGCGCAGTTGGTGGCGGTGCCGGCGATGCCGACCCACTCCTCGACCTTGCCGTTGGCGCGCACGTGCACGACGGTGCAGCCGCCGGCCGCGCCCGGGTCGTAGACGTGACCCTCGGTCAGCGGCACCGGGTACGGCCAGTTCGCGCGGGCACCGGCCAGCTCGTGGTTGACGACCAGCAGGTTGCCGCCGCGCTCGTCCTCGAAGGCGGAGGTG
The sequence above is drawn from the Kitasatospora sp. NBC_00315 genome and encodes:
- a CDS encoding alkaline phosphatase PhoX, which produces MSLSRRDFVNRSTLVGAGVLIAGSAEALATAPGAIAAPAGGTAPATETADAARAAVGYGPLTADPEQLLALPAGFSYKVVTRAGVTRLKTGEPTPSNHDGTSAFEDERGGNLLVVNHELAGARANWPYPVPLTEGHVYDPGAAGGCTVVHVRANGKVEEWVGIAGTATNCAGGVTPWGTWLSGEETEDKAGKNGFTKDHGYIFEVDPFDNDYNRDPQPVKAFGRYAHEAVVVDPRRGHVYLTEDASNPNGLLFRWTPPAGFEHGRYKLRSLAPDAGVLEAFKVFDAQGKLVDDLSRATKVGTTYGVDWVKVQDRDAQGTSVRKQFKEGEVTRARKLEGMWWGDGGFHFVSSYARSESPVQHDGQVWFYNPARRTITLKVLLGVNTDVLGDHDNYDGPDNITVSPYGGIVIAEDGEGVSHLFGATEDGLTYPIARNELNIGTAEAPEYSEFTGVTFSDDGRTLFANIQVPGIQLAITGPWHRLNEHHRGQGYGG